Proteins from a genomic interval of Pristiophorus japonicus isolate sPriJap1 unplaced genomic scaffold, sPriJap1.hap1 HAP1_SCAFFOLD_375, whole genome shotgun sequence:
- the LOC139250449 gene encoding zinc finger protein 271-like gives MLTHQQVHTGERPFRCSVSGKKFTQSSNLLAHNKQVHMKERPFTCSEYGKGFTRSSDLLRHQRIHTEERPFTCSMCGKGFAASSNLLAHNKQVHTKERPFSCSMCGKGFAVSSDLLRHQQIHTGERPFTCSVCGKGYARLAVFQKHWRLHNGERPFSCSFCGKKFTQLSSLLAHNKRVHTKERPFTCSECGKGFTRSSDFLRHQRIHTGERPFPCSMCGKRFAVSSNLLAHNKQVHTKERPFPCSVCGKGFAVSSDLLRHQQIHTRERPFTCSVCGKGFTQSSDYLKHQRVHS, from the coding sequence ATGTTGACacatcagcaagttcacactggggagaggccattcaggtgCTCTGTCTCTGGAAAgaaattcactcagtcatccaacctgctggcacacaacaagcaagttcacatgaaggagagaccgttcacctgctctgaatatgggaagggattcactcggtcatccgacctcctgagacaccagcgaattcacactgaggagaggccttTCACTTGCtcaatgtgtgggaagggattcgctgcatcatccaacctgctggcacacaacaagcaagTTCACACGAAGGAGAGGCCGTTctcttgctccatgtgtgggaagggattcgctgtgtcatccgacctcttgagacaccagcaaattcacactggggagaggccgttcacctgttccgtcTGTGGGAAGGGATATGCTCGGTTAGCAGTTTTCCAGAAACACTGGCGACTTCAcaatggagagaggccgttcagctgctctttctgtgggaagaaattcactcagttatccagcctgctggcacacaacaagcgagttcacacgaaggagagaccgttcacctgctctgagtgtgggaaaggattcactcggtcatctgacttcctgagacaccagcgaattcacactggggagaggccgttcccttgctccatgtgtgggaagagattcgctgTGTCATCCAACCTACTAGCACACAACAAGCAAGTTCACACGAAGGAGAGACCGTTcccttgctccgtgtgtgggaagggattcgctgtgtcatccgacctcttgagacaccagcaaattcacaccagggagaggccattcacctgctctgtgtgtgggaagggattcactcagtcatccgactacctgaaacaccagcgagttcacagttgA